The following proteins are encoded in a genomic region of Vibrio spartinae:
- a CDS encoding heteromeric transposase endonuclease subunit TnsA, whose translation MAKSKYVLTEKQIIKRISEGRGAGRLSGYKPWLYVNEVPSEGRSQRVYSHLTGRIHHVLSDLEFAVFLLLDHNPAVTDIREQFPLNRDDTLNISKDGQLWHPSQGGVNLVMSSDFLVSTASKTQPKFAIQAKYSKDLKDPRTIEKLEIERRYWQLKRIPWFLVTDKEIDKTVVSNIEWLYGVKGYFDEVITDELSLTFGHISAYFVQHPERKVVDLCKEYDMAYQQDLGQSLYDIRLMCAARLITFDIRLPFHRLKAKEIAFRSVSLFGGHRNVAS comes from the coding sequence ATGGCAAAATCAAAGTACGTTTTAACTGAAAAGCAGATCATCAAGCGGATAAGTGAAGGCCGAGGTGCAGGAAGGCTTTCTGGCTATAAGCCGTGGCTGTATGTCAATGAGGTTCCTTCAGAAGGTCGATCTCAGAGAGTTTACTCTCACCTAACGGGGCGGATTCATCATGTACTATCGGATCTTGAGTTCGCAGTCTTTCTCCTTCTAGACCATAACCCTGCCGTAACAGACATTCGTGAGCAGTTTCCACTCAACAGAGATGACACTCTCAATATTTCCAAGGACGGTCAACTTTGGCACCCTTCGCAAGGAGGGGTAAATCTTGTCATGTCCTCTGACTTTTTGGTTAGCACCGCTTCTAAAACTCAGCCCAAGTTCGCTATTCAAGCAAAATATTCCAAAGACTTAAAAGATCCGAGAACTATTGAGAAGCTAGAAATAGAACGCCGTTATTGGCAGCTAAAAAGAATCCCCTGGTTCCTCGTAACAGATAAAGAGATAGACAAAACAGTCGTATCGAATATTGAGTGGTTATACGGGGTTAAGGGGTACTTTGATGAAGTAATAACGGATGAGCTATCGCTTACTTTTGGGCATATCAGTGCTTATTTTGTTCAACACCCAGAAAGAAAAGTCGTTGATCTGTGTAAAGAGTATGACATGGCATACCAGCAAGATCTTGGTCAGTCGCTTTATGATATTCGTTTAATGTGTGCAGCAAGGCTTATAACGTTCGATATTCGTTTACCATTTCATCGTTTGAAAGCGAAAGAAATTGCGTTTAGAAGCGTTTCTTTGTTCGGGGGGCATCGTAATGTGGCCAGTTAA
- the glmS gene encoding glutamine--fructose-6-phosphate transaminase (isomerizing) — MCGIVGAVAQRDIAEILVEGLRRLEYRGYDSAGVAIVDADNHCTRIRRLGKVQALADAVNAANVSGGTGIAHTRWATHGEPSEVNAHPHASGDIAVVHNGIIENHEALRELLQSRGYVFESQTDTEVIAHLVEWELRQSESLVEALQKTATQLEGAYGTVALDRRDPSRLVVARSGSPIVIGFGVGENFLASDQLALLSVTRRFMYLEEGDVAEITRRSVTVFDGQGNPVEREIIESSAEHDAGDKGQYRHFMQKEIFEQPNALKQTMEGRVTHNSVIIDSIGSHAREILSKVEHVQIIACGTSYNSGMAARYWFESLAGVSCDVEIASEFRYRNFVVRPNSLLITLSQSGETADTLAALRIAKEKGYMAAMTICNVSGSSLVRESDFAFMTRAGTEIGVASTKAFTTQLTAMLMLVVGLGRQKGHIDADKEADIVQAIHELPVQIESALAFDKAIEALAEDFADKNHTLFLGRGEYYPIAMEAALKLKEISYIHAEAYAAGELKHGPLALIDADMPVVVIAPNNDLLEKLKSNVEEVRARGGLLYVFADEKAGFEESEGMKIIKMPHVHEVTAPIFYTVPMQLLSYHVALIKGTDVDQPRNLAKAVTVE; from the coding sequence ATGTGTGGAATTGTTGGTGCTGTGGCACAGCGTGATATTGCAGAAATATTAGTCGAAGGGTTACGTCGTCTCGAATACCGTGGTTATGATTCAGCAGGGGTTGCGATTGTTGATGCGGACAACCATTGCACCCGGATTCGCCGTCTTGGCAAAGTGCAGGCGTTGGCCGATGCCGTCAACGCTGCCAATGTGAGCGGTGGAACCGGTATTGCCCATACACGCTGGGCGACGCATGGTGAGCCTTCTGAAGTCAATGCCCATCCCCATGCTTCCGGTGATATTGCCGTGGTGCACAATGGGATTATTGAAAACCATGAGGCCCTGAGAGAACTGCTTCAAAGCCGCGGGTATGTGTTTGAGTCTCAGACCGATACTGAAGTCATTGCCCATTTAGTCGAATGGGAATTGCGCCAAAGTGAATCATTGGTTGAAGCGCTGCAAAAAACCGCCACGCAGCTTGAAGGTGCCTATGGCACCGTTGCGCTTGATCGTCGTGATCCAAGCCGTTTGGTTGTTGCGCGCTCAGGGAGCCCGATTGTGATTGGGTTTGGTGTCGGTGAAAACTTCTTGGCTTCAGATCAACTGGCTTTATTAAGTGTGACGCGCCGCTTTATGTACCTTGAAGAAGGGGATGTCGCTGAAATTACTCGCAGAAGCGTTACCGTTTTCGATGGACAGGGCAATCCGGTTGAACGTGAGATCATTGAGTCGAGTGCTGAACATGATGCGGGTGATAAAGGCCAATATCGTCACTTCATGCAAAAAGAAATTTTTGAACAGCCGAACGCTCTGAAACAGACAATGGAAGGGCGGGTGACGCATAACTCTGTCATCATCGACAGTATTGGCAGTCATGCGAGAGAAATTTTGAGCAAAGTCGAACATGTTCAGATCATTGCTTGTGGCACATCATATAACTCTGGTATGGCCGCCCGATATTGGTTTGAGTCATTGGCCGGTGTCAGTTGTGATGTCGAAATTGCGTCGGAGTTCAGATACCGTAACTTTGTTGTTCGGCCGAACAGTTTGTTGATCACTTTATCTCAGTCTGGTGAAACCGCGGATACTTTAGCTGCCTTACGTATCGCAAAAGAAAAAGGCTATATGGCTGCAATGACGATTTGTAATGTGTCCGGCTCTTCTTTGGTTCGTGAATCCGATTTTGCATTTATGACGCGTGCCGGCACTGAAATCGGTGTGGCATCGACCAAAGCCTTCACTACTCAGTTGACAGCGATGCTGATGTTGGTTGTCGGACTGGGACGTCAGAAAGGCCATATCGATGCTGACAAAGAAGCCGATATTGTGCAAGCAATCCACGAATTACCGGTCCAGATTGAAAGTGCTTTAGCCTTTGATAAGGCGATTGAAGCACTGGCGGAAGATTTTGCGGATAAGAATCACACCCTATTCTTAGGACGCGGCGAGTATTATCCGATTGCCATGGAAGCTGCATTAAAGCTTAAAGAAATCTCTTATATTCATGCGGAAGCTTATGCTGCCGGAGAGTTAAAACATGGCCCGCTGGCATTGATCGATGCCGATATGCCAGTGGTTGTGATTGCACCGAATAACGACCTGTTGGAAAAGCTGAAATCGAATGTTGAAGAAGTTCGTGCTCGTGGCGGATTACTTTATGTTTTCGCTGACGAGAAAGCCGGTTTCGAAGAGAGTGAAGGCATGAAAATCATCAAGATGCCACACGTCCATGAAGTCACTGCCCCGATATTCTACACGGTGCCAATGCAGCTTCTGTCTTATCACGTCGCCCTGATTAAAGGCACCGACGTTGATCAGCCGCGTAACTTAGCAAAAGCGGTGACCGTTGAGTAA
- a CDS encoding oxidative stress defense protein: MRLMILSLMVLCLHSYAAEVNFPHISVTGFGEVTVVPDSAVFSVQVEQSTLNAEQAKERVDSVVRQFSEQLQGLGAKAEQISSSNLSLAPQYHYPDEGKPELVGYRASRRITVSVEQLDKLNKYLDAALESGINRVDRIKLQVKDHQKYQAQARDKAIQDASTKALSIAKGFKRTLGPVWQVDYHSQQAEPMMMRAVSMNQKEGFQDYQDKTIVISDSVDVLYRLN, from the coding sequence ATGCGGTTGATGATCCTGAGTTTAATGGTGTTGTGTCTACACAGTTATGCAGCGGAAGTGAATTTCCCACATATATCTGTAACCGGATTTGGTGAAGTCACAGTGGTACCGGACAGTGCGGTCTTTTCTGTTCAGGTGGAGCAATCGACACTCAATGCTGAACAGGCGAAAGAGCGTGTCGATTCGGTTGTGCGTCAATTCTCAGAACAATTACAGGGATTGGGGGCGAAAGCTGAGCAAATTTCCAGTTCTAATTTGTCTCTTGCTCCCCAGTATCATTATCCTGACGAAGGAAAACCTGAGCTAGTCGGATATCGGGCAAGCCGCAGAATCACCGTCTCTGTTGAACAGCTGGATAAGTTGAATAAATATCTGGATGCCGCGCTGGAATCCGGGATTAACCGGGTTGATCGGATAAAGCTGCAGGTGAAAGATCATCAAAAGTATCAGGCACAGGCAAGAGACAAAGCCATTCAGGATGCATCAACCAAAGCACTCTCGATTGCGAAAGGATTTAAACGTACACTCGGCCCGGTGTGGCAAGTTGATTACCACTCCCAGCAAGCCGAACCGATGATGATGCGTGCTGTTTCCATGAACCAGAAAGAAGGTTTTCAGGACTATCAGGACAAGACGATAGTGATCAGTGACAGCGTTGATGTGCTCTATCGATTAAATTAA
- a CDS encoding DDE-type integrase/transposase/recombinase: MWPVNETLAFDGKAYRVLFTETNYFYWIAIDEDKGLPERVYFDECRNWVDEGRIEKIPDPYSYLQGESWTKESNAYQKRQNDFDLIKPIVDGEGAFDKRVRAKRVSHAVANSNKTKSTIYRLVRRYWQRGQIKNALIPDYKNSGAAGKRRNFTTNKAGKSRVYGVGDGKQVTEEIRKQFRIICDKYLMNDKGNSVAYAHRKFSKAYKLKNPGVEEHEIPTLRQFRYFYKTEYSNVTKLTVQTPQGNYNKDVRPLHGTATEQALGPGSRYEIDATIADIYLVDDDDADKVIGRPTIYMVIDVFSRMVAGFYIGFDNPSFPVAMKALICSFSSKIETCAKYGINISEEQWPCIGIPDVLLADRGELMSHQANYLVDAIGVRLESAPPRRGDAKGIVERSFGTLQAKFKPYMPGVVTGNKVKKHGERDYRVEAAVARSDFIEILLYSILAHNLNKPLDKYDRAPDMPESLPSIPIELWRWGLQNRTGRLRAIDTDIAKILLLPRQKVTVSELGIKLWGLTYTGKEIIQTGWMHRSSEVSRPKKLFAAYELGSANHIYLFPEEGKNTFWVCDLSSRSREFRDLTWYQVWERQADQKQILAEAKYQFAPVERDFDDLLEKKLKKATKNRKTSTLSNAQKINDIKGNKRNAREQERKELAIQPARAKQEEVAPVIPIHGEEESYQLPDFIPELFDDEGDS; the protein is encoded by the coding sequence ATGTGGCCAGTTAACGAAACTCTAGCGTTTGACGGTAAGGCTTACCGCGTGCTTTTTACCGAGACAAATTACTTCTATTGGATTGCTATTGATGAGGATAAAGGTTTACCGGAAAGAGTCTATTTTGATGAATGCCGTAACTGGGTTGATGAAGGGCGTATAGAAAAAATTCCGGACCCTTATTCATACCTTCAAGGAGAGTCTTGGACCAAAGAGTCAAATGCATATCAGAAAAGGCAGAACGACTTTGATTTGATTAAGCCTATCGTAGATGGTGAAGGAGCATTTGACAAAAGGGTTCGAGCAAAAAGGGTTAGTCATGCGGTTGCCAATTCAAATAAAACCAAATCGACCATCTATCGTTTAGTTCGGAGATATTGGCAGCGTGGACAAATAAAAAATGCCCTAATACCAGACTACAAAAACTCAGGCGCTGCCGGAAAGAGAAGAAACTTCACAACAAATAAAGCTGGTAAGTCTAGGGTTTACGGTGTCGGTGATGGCAAACAAGTCACTGAAGAAATCAGAAAACAGTTCCGAATTATTTGTGATAAATATTTGATGAATGATAAAGGGAACTCCGTTGCTTATGCACATAGAAAGTTTTCAAAAGCATATAAGTTAAAGAACCCAGGTGTTGAAGAGCATGAAATTCCAACACTCCGCCAATTTAGATACTTCTACAAAACCGAGTATAGCAATGTCACAAAGCTTACCGTTCAAACACCTCAAGGCAATTACAATAAAGATGTTAGGCCACTACATGGAACTGCAACCGAGCAAGCTTTAGGCCCAGGGAGTCGATATGAGATTGATGCCACCATTGCAGATATTTACTTGGTCGATGATGACGATGCAGACAAGGTTATCGGTCGGCCGACGATTTATATGGTCATTGATGTTTTTAGCCGTATGGTTGCAGGGTTTTATATTGGTTTCGATAACCCATCTTTCCCCGTTGCAATGAAAGCACTGATATGCAGCTTTAGCAGCAAAATAGAAACTTGCGCAAAATATGGTATCAATATTTCAGAAGAACAGTGGCCATGCATAGGCATTCCCGATGTGTTGCTGGCTGATCGTGGCGAATTGATGAGCCATCAAGCAAATTATTTGGTTGATGCTATTGGTGTTCGCCTTGAAAGTGCTCCACCTCGAAGAGGCGATGCTAAAGGCATTGTCGAGAGATCATTTGGTACATTGCAGGCTAAGTTCAAGCCCTATATGCCAGGTGTCGTAACTGGTAACAAGGTTAAGAAGCATGGTGAAAGAGACTATAGAGTTGAAGCTGCTGTGGCGAGATCAGACTTTATTGAAATACTGCTCTATTCAATACTTGCTCACAACTTAAACAAGCCATTGGATAAGTACGATCGTGCTCCTGATATGCCAGAAAGCCTTCCATCGATCCCTATTGAGCTTTGGAGGTGGGGCCTACAGAATCGTACTGGGCGTTTACGAGCTATTGATACGGATATTGCAAAAATACTGCTGTTACCTCGTCAAAAAGTCACTGTATCTGAATTGGGCATAAAGTTATGGGGATTAACCTACACAGGAAAAGAAATTATTCAGACAGGTTGGATGCACCGTTCTTCGGAAGTGTCTAGACCTAAAAAACTATTTGCAGCCTATGAGCTTGGTTCTGCTAATCACATATATCTGTTTCCTGAAGAAGGAAAAAATACATTTTGGGTTTGTGATCTTTCTAGTCGAAGTAGAGAGTTCCGTGATCTAACTTGGTATCAAGTATGGGAGCGTCAAGCAGATCAAAAGCAGATTTTAGCTGAAGCTAAGTATCAATTTGCACCCGTAGAACGAGATTTTGATGATCTTCTTGAAAAGAAACTGAAGAAAGCTACAAAAAATCGTAAAACCAGTACATTGAGCAACGCGCAAAAGATAAATGACATCAAAGGCAATAAACGGAATGCGCGAGAGCAAGAGAGAAAGGAACTAGCAATACAGCCCGCGAGGGCAAAACAAGAAGAAGTTGCACCGGTTATACCTATACATGGAGAGGAGGAAAGTTATCAACTGCCTGACTTCATACCGGAGCTCTTTGATGATGAGGGTGATAGCTGA
- the pykF gene encoding pyruvate kinase PykF produces MKKTKIVCTIGPKTESVEKLTALVNAGMNVMRLNFSHGDYEEHGTRIVNFRQVMKNLGKTLAILLDTKGPEIRTTKLENGQDVDLVAGQTFTFTTDTTVIGNQERAAVTYSGFAQDLSVGNTILVDDGLLEMKVLEKTETEVTCQVLNNGALGENKGVNLPGVSVKLPALSDKDKSDLKFGCEQGVDFVAASFIRKADDVREIREYLAAHGGQDIQIISKIENQEGVDNFDDILELSDGIMVARGDLGVEIPAEEVIFAQKMMIEKCNRARKVVITATQMLDSMIKNPRPTRAEAGDVANAIMDGTDAVMLSGETAKGKYPVEAVRIMAQIATRTDLAQKAELGSRLDSPRLRITEAVCKGAVDTAEKLTAPLIVVATEGGKSARSVRKYFPTAHIIALTTNQKTAAQLVLTKGVTPIVVDSIASTDDFYISGKKLALETELGRKGDIVVMVSGALVASGTTNTASVHVL; encoded by the coding sequence ATGAAGAAGACCAAAATCGTTTGTACGATTGGCCCTAAAACTGAATCCGTAGAGAAGCTAACAGCACTTGTTAACGCAGGCATGAACGTCATGCGTCTCAACTTCTCTCACGGTGACTACGAAGAGCATGGAACTCGTATTGTGAACTTTCGTCAGGTGATGAAAAACCTTGGCAAAACATTGGCAATTCTACTGGATACCAAAGGACCGGAAATCCGTACAACGAAGCTAGAAAATGGTCAAGATGTCGATCTCGTCGCAGGACAAACGTTTACGTTTACGACAGATACAACCGTCATCGGTAACCAAGAACGAGCTGCTGTGACTTACTCAGGTTTTGCACAAGATTTAAGTGTGGGTAATACCATCCTGGTCGATGACGGCCTGCTCGAAATGAAAGTTCTCGAAAAAACAGAAACCGAAGTCACCTGTCAGGTACTCAACAATGGCGCTTTAGGTGAAAACAAAGGGGTTAATTTACCGGGTGTTTCAGTCAAACTGCCGGCTCTTTCAGACAAAGATAAATCTGATCTGAAATTCGGTTGTGAGCAAGGTGTTGATTTCGTTGCTGCTTCATTTATCCGTAAAGCAGACGATGTCCGTGAAATCCGTGAATACCTTGCAGCTCATGGCGGACAAGATATTCAGATCATTTCTAAAATTGAGAACCAAGAAGGTGTCGATAATTTCGATGATATTCTCGAACTTTCTGACGGTATCATGGTTGCACGTGGCGACTTGGGTGTTGAAATCCCAGCCGAAGAAGTCATTTTTGCTCAAAAAATGATGATCGAAAAATGTAACCGAGCCAGAAAAGTGGTTATCACTGCTACTCAAATGCTGGATTCAATGATTAAAAATCCACGTCCGACTCGTGCAGAAGCTGGCGACGTTGCAAACGCAATCATGGATGGGACGGATGCTGTCATGCTGTCCGGTGAAACTGCGAAAGGTAAATATCCGGTTGAAGCTGTACGTATTATGGCGCAGATTGCGACTCGGACAGACCTTGCACAGAAAGCGGAGCTTGGTTCTCGTCTAGACAGTCCTCGTCTGAGAATTACAGAAGCTGTATGTAAAGGTGCGGTTGATACCGCAGAAAAACTGACTGCACCACTGATCGTGGTTGCTACTGAAGGCGGTAAATCAGCGCGTTCTGTCAGAAAATACTTCCCGACAGCACACATCATCGCTTTGACGACGAACCAGAAAACTGCAGCGCAATTAGTCTTGACGAAAGGTGTAACACCGATTGTTGTTGACTCAATCGCGAGCACGGATGACTTCTATATCTCTGGTAAGAAATTAGCTCTAGAAACAGAGCTGGGTCGCAAAGGAGATATCGTGGTGATGGTTTCTGGTGCATTAGTTGCTTCAGGCACAACCAACACTGCATCGGTTCATGTACTGTAA
- a CDS encoding DeoR/GlpR family DNA-binding transcription regulator: MLKRNTQVRRHEIVQLVNQMGEVSVELLSERFHTSEVTIRKDLTSLEKNGLLLRRYGGAIALPKEVVTDEFDKNVSVQKISLAQEAAKLIRDHHRIVIDSGGTTTALIQQLNEKRGLVVMTNTLQVANALHELENEPTLLMTGGTWDPHSESFQGQVAESVLRSYDFDQLFIGCDGIDLLRGTTTFNELTGLSRVMAEVSREVVVMAESDKIGRKIPNLELGWEQIDVLVTDSKITDEQVAMIEANQVRVIQSQTN; this comes from the coding sequence ATGCTGAAACGAAACACGCAAGTCAGACGTCATGAAATCGTTCAACTCGTCAATCAGATGGGGGAGGTGAGCGTTGAGCTACTTTCTGAACGATTTCATACTTCAGAAGTCACGATTCGTAAGGATCTCACCTCTTTAGAAAAAAATGGACTGTTACTCAGACGTTATGGCGGTGCGATTGCTCTGCCGAAAGAGGTTGTTACTGATGAATTTGATAAGAATGTTTCGGTTCAAAAGATATCGCTCGCTCAGGAAGCTGCAAAATTGATTCGTGATCATCACCGCATCGTGATCGATAGTGGAGGGACAACCACAGCGTTAATCCAACAATTAAATGAAAAACGTGGCTTAGTTGTGATGACGAACACGCTTCAGGTTGCCAATGCCCTTCATGAACTGGAAAACGAACCGACATTATTAATGACGGGAGGCACTTGGGACCCGCATTCTGAATCCTTTCAGGGGCAGGTTGCCGAGTCAGTGTTGCGTTCTTACGATTTTGATCAGTTATTTATCGGATGTGACGGGATTGATTTGTTACGGGGAACGACGACATTTAATGAACTGACTGGGCTGAGCCGAGTGATGGCGGAAGTTTCCCGGGAAGTTGTCGTGATGGCTGAATCGGACAAAATTGGCCGCAAAATCCCGAATCTGGAGCTGGGTTGGGAGCAGATCGATGTACTGGTTACCGATAGCAAGATTACTGATGAGCAAGTGGCAATGATTGAAGCGAATCAAGTGAGAGTGATTCAAAGTCAAACCAATTAA